One genomic window of Polyangiaceae bacterium includes the following:
- a CDS encoding DUF1328 domain-containing protein, which translates to MLRWTLAFFIIALLAAFFGFFGIAGAAAGIAKILFVGFLILAVISLVVGRTRTI; encoded by the coding sequence ATGCTACGCTGGACCCTCGCATTTTTCATCATCGCACTCTTGGCCGCCTTCTTCGGCTTCTTCGGCATCGCCGGAGCCGCTGCGGGTATCGCGAAGATCCTGTTCGTCGGCTTCCTGATCCTCGCGGTAATCAGCCTGGTGGTGGGCCGTACGCGCACCATCTAG
- a CDS encoding TetR/AcrR family transcriptional regulator: protein MVKPQNAVRRAAVAPPKATPRRSPRSRDPERTRELLLAAAARAFDRDGYFGTDTNRIAREAGFAPATLYRYFEDKRALFLATYERWVEAEWSDLFSRLDAQTPKLKGTARKRALAQAVVDHHKRWAGLRASLLGLVASDPQVAAFRVASRARQLDWLTPLLGADERPRALLILLAFERVADSIALGEASALGISEDLLLEQLCTLI, encoded by the coding sequence ATGGTCAAGCCCCAGAACGCGGTTCGCCGGGCCGCCGTCGCGCCTCCCAAGGCAACCCCGCGCCGCTCACCCCGCTCGCGGGATCCCGAGCGCACCCGTGAGCTGCTTCTGGCCGCGGCCGCCCGCGCTTTCGACCGCGACGGCTACTTTGGGACGGACACGAATCGTATCGCACGCGAGGCGGGCTTTGCCCCGGCCACGTTGTACCGCTACTTCGAAGACAAACGGGCGCTATTCCTCGCCACGTATGAGCGTTGGGTGGAGGCCGAGTGGTCCGACTTGTTCTCGCGGCTGGATGCGCAAACCCCCAAGCTCAAGGGCACCGCTCGGAAGCGCGCCTTGGCGCAAGCGGTCGTTGACCACCACAAGCGTTGGGCTGGCCTGCGCGCGAGCCTGCTCGGTCTGGTAGCGAGCGACCCGCAGGTCGCGGCGTTTCGCGTCGCCTCCCGGGCACGTCAGCTCGATTGGCTGACCCCGCTGCTCGGAGCAGACGAGCGACCCCGGGCGTTGCTCATCCTGCTCGCCTTCGAACGCGTCGCGGATTCTATCGCGCTCGGCGAAGCCTCAGCGCTCGGGATCAGCGAGGACTTGCTGCTAGAGCAACTCTGCACGCTGATCTAG
- a CDS encoding alpha/beta fold hydrolase, with the protein MDTSFIALSGSGGEGATADFGSHRIALGESTIELNCRASGPRDASLCLVCLHAVGHDQEDYAGTHGLPGVRVLSFDWPGHGGSSADQTPASTERYAEVAEQLLSTLDEAAGKRRYVLLGNSIGGAVALRLATRSPIASKIAGLVVIDAGGLVPMGAKERAFCRAFAWAYRAASRGGLARRVLPWWYSRMYRRLLVGPDAAARRDAIVAAGLQRAPVLSQAWRSFAAPEATVIPHCTEVRVPTLVCWARSDPFNALSASLPAIRSIPHHHLAVFEGGHAPHVEQPERFREVLLEYLDALRQ; encoded by the coding sequence ATGGATACATCGTTTATCGCTCTGAGCGGATCGGGGGGAGAGGGCGCAACAGCCGACTTCGGGAGTCACCGCATCGCCCTGGGCGAGAGCACGATCGAGCTGAATTGCCGCGCTTCCGGTCCGCGAGATGCATCGCTGTGCCTTGTTTGCCTGCACGCGGTAGGCCACGATCAAGAAGACTACGCCGGCACTCATGGGCTACCCGGGGTGCGTGTCTTGAGCTTCGACTGGCCCGGGCACGGCGGCTCTTCAGCGGACCAAACGCCTGCGAGCACTGAGCGCTATGCCGAGGTTGCCGAGCAGCTGCTCTCGACGCTAGATGAAGCCGCAGGGAAACGTCGCTACGTTCTGCTGGGAAACTCGATTGGCGGGGCGGTGGCGTTACGGCTCGCGACGCGATCCCCCATCGCGTCCAAGATCGCCGGCTTGGTGGTGATCGATGCGGGGGGCCTGGTCCCGATGGGCGCGAAGGAGCGCGCCTTCTGCCGGGCTTTTGCCTGGGCCTATCGCGCAGCGAGTCGGGGAGGGCTGGCGCGCCGAGTATTGCCTTGGTGGTACTCGAGGATGTATCGGCGTCTGTTGGTGGGGCCCGACGCAGCAGCCCGGCGAGACGCGATCGTCGCCGCGGGGCTCCAGCGCGCTCCCGTGCTGAGCCAAGCTTGGCGTAGCTTTGCGGCGCCGGAGGCAACGGTTATCCCCCACTGCACGGAGGTGCGCGTCCCGACACTGGTATGCTGGGCGCGCTCCGATCCGTTCAATGCCCTGAGCGCCTCCTTGCCTGCCATTCGCAGCATTCCGCACCACCACCTTGCGGTCTTTGAAGGTGGGCACGCGCCCCACGTCGAACAGCCTGAGCGTTTCCGCGAGGTGCTGCTCGAGTACTTGGATGCGCTTCGCCAGTAG
- the rimO gene encoding 30S ribosomal protein S12 methylthiotransferase RimO: protein MKTPTIHFVSLGCPKNRVDSEVMLGVAERAGYAHTEQPDDASVIVVNTCGFIDAAKQESIDTILEMARFKESGRCERLVVAGCLSQRHPDEIADGMPEVDHVLGSSDMLKLERVLKGGADRMLVGQPADWVVHASDPRVISTRGASAYVKLAEGCNRKCSFCVIPDLRGKQRSRSADDIVREVEQLAAAGVLEVNLVSQDTVSYGRDLSGSTKIETGVTGKRFDASALRKLVERVADVPGIRWVRLFYLYPEKLGDDLLDLLGSHPRVLPYVDMPLQHAADGMLRRMRRGHGGARLRELVERMRKQVPNLTFRTAFIVGHPGESQAEYDELCDFVRWAEFDRVGVFRYSDETTSHSYQLGDKVPARVSYDRARHLMAIQRKISRKKNRALLGKELEVLVEGPSEEHELVMVGRHPGQAPEIDGSVFISGGEVAPGEIHRARITQVTDYDLLAEVAEDSAPLAGGEAHRSALSHRSSDGRKISLRTVS from the coding sequence GTGAAGACTCCCACCATCCACTTCGTCAGCCTCGGCTGCCCCAAGAACCGCGTCGACAGCGAGGTGATGCTGGGCGTGGCAGAGCGCGCTGGCTACGCCCACACCGAGCAGCCCGACGATGCGTCGGTGATCGTAGTGAACACCTGCGGCTTCATCGACGCTGCGAAGCAAGAGTCCATCGACACCATTTTGGAGATGGCGCGCTTCAAGGAGAGCGGTCGCTGCGAGCGCCTCGTGGTCGCCGGCTGTTTGAGTCAACGGCACCCGGATGAGATCGCCGATGGCATGCCCGAGGTCGACCATGTGCTCGGCTCGAGCGACATGCTCAAACTCGAACGCGTGCTGAAGGGCGGCGCAGACCGCATGCTGGTCGGACAACCCGCAGACTGGGTCGTACACGCCAGTGATCCGCGAGTCATCAGCACCCGCGGCGCCAGCGCCTACGTGAAGCTCGCTGAAGGCTGCAATCGCAAGTGCTCCTTCTGCGTGATCCCAGATCTACGCGGAAAACAGCGCTCCCGGAGCGCAGACGATATCGTGCGCGAGGTCGAGCAGCTTGCCGCAGCCGGCGTGCTCGAGGTCAACCTAGTCAGCCAAGACACGGTGAGCTACGGCCGCGATCTCTCGGGTTCCACCAAGATCGAGACCGGCGTCACCGGCAAGCGCTTCGATGCCTCTGCCCTGCGGAAACTCGTGGAGCGCGTGGCGGACGTGCCTGGGATCCGCTGGGTGCGGCTCTTCTATCTGTACCCCGAGAAGCTCGGCGACGATTTGCTGGATTTGCTCGGTTCGCACCCGCGTGTGCTGCCCTATGTCGACATGCCGCTCCAGCACGCGGCGGACGGCATGCTGCGCCGCATGCGCCGGGGTCACGGTGGCGCGCGCTTGCGAGAGCTGGTGGAGCGCATGCGCAAGCAGGTTCCGAATCTGACTTTCCGCACGGCATTCATTGTTGGACACCCCGGTGAGAGCCAAGCAGAGTACGACGAGCTCTGCGATTTCGTGCGTTGGGCCGAGTTCGATCGCGTCGGTGTCTTCCGCTACAGCGACGAGACCACGAGTCATTCCTACCAGCTCGGTGACAAGGTGCCCGCCCGTGTCTCCTACGATCGCGCCCGTCACCTGATGGCGATCCAGCGCAAAATCAGCCGCAAGAAGAACCGCGCGCTGCTCGGCAAGGAGCTCGAGGTGCTGGTCGAGGGCCCGAGTGAAGAGCACGAGCTGGTGATGGTCGGTCGCCATCCAGGGCAAGCCCCGGAGATCGACGGCTCCGTCTTCATTTCTGGTGGTGAGGTCGCCCCGGGGGAAATCCACCGCGCGCGCATCACGCAGGTCACCGACTACGACCTCCTGGCAGAGGTCGCGGAAGACTCTGCACCCTTGGCTGGGGGGGAGGCGCACCGAAGTGCGCTGAGCCACCGCTCGAGCGACGGTCGGAAGATCAGCCTCCGCACCGTGAGCTAG